The DNA window GTATGCACATCACAAAAACGCCCCCAACCTGTTTTCTAAACTTGTTCAATGCTGATGCTCTGAACAATGCGTGTCATTGCTAAACCAGTTTCAGAAGATAGGCAAAGCAATGCCTTAGTACTACATTCTGCTGTAAAACTTGACCTTCTGTTTCATTGTCGATACTTATTGCGGTAAGCTTCAACCTAGTCAAATAACAAACAAAGCAACCctgcaaaatgtaaacaaatataaaGGCATGTTTAACACAAATTCGGTACTTTGAACTCAGAACCCTACTGTAAACAAATATAAAGGCATGTTTAACGGGAAACTCGGTACTTTGAACTCAGAACCCTACTGGATCCGCAAAAGCCGTTCTATTTGTTTGGAAGCTGCAAAAAAATGGAAGTGGAGATTCAGGAAATCGGATGGAGCGGTTCCGCACACTAAACCCAAATTCGGGCATTCTGTTCAGTCGCGGTGAAAAGATAGAAAGAAtattgtctatctcgagataatctagcatttcgtcgagttcttgctatatgggatacacacgagtgcgatcgaaacaaaaacaaacgtcaaaatgttttctcactcgcactgatgcaaactagatgggcgcgtaactcaacgcacggcccggtggcgcatggctgaaaagtcgcaatgtggatttaagaaaagattcgcaatataaAACGCCTACGTGCCGGCAAAGGACAAATCAGATGGTGGGAAAGCTTATAAGCGTTAAAGTTTTAAGAGCGTCTAAACAATACGTAAGGAGAGTACTCAAAATGAGACgaaaaactcattaccaaagaCTTAAATGTAGAGGTCGGGAGGGAAGAATTCTTTCGTCCGGTTATTGGAATGGAGAGCTTCCAATGAACCACCAACGACATCGGCTTGATCAATTTCGCCGCATTCAGAGGCACGGCCATCTGTGGTAGAGATTAGcgggtatgggatttttcgtactcggacccgacccgaaccagaaTGTTGTTTTTGTAAGcttacccgaacccgacccgtacccggattttataaaaaataaaatcattgaCGTAATAGATTAAACCTCACCATAAATAACACAAactctacaaaacaaaatgaaatgaacACATATTTTACGTAATTTGAGGTAAAAAATGAGAGACGGCGCCATATACCTAATACAAGCGTGGAAAAAGGAACTCCGCCAACTTACGCTTTCCGCGAACTAGGCCCGGGCTCTCCTATATTAGTTTATCTTTCGGCATAGTTTATCTTTCGGCATAAATCTTTACATGTGAACGAAACCAGAAATACCACAGTTCAAGATTCGTCTCGGCGACATGGAAACTGCCACTAATCACGATGTAGTGATGATGCGGGACATCTTTTCCGAAACAATTTTTCCTTATATGAGTcttcttttagtatttttttataaaagcaattctTCCAAAAATCATCTAAACAaacattaattttattctaaacACGCTCAACTTCTGTCCTTCACTATTATTTTGTACTTTATAAAGGGGGTAGGGGGAGAGGGGTAAGGATTTCAGTACgaagaaaaaactttttttcgcgattttttatCGATTATTTTATGAACTAAAATGTTATAACCTTTGTTTTATCCTTAGAAAGTTTTCAACAGAaggaaaaattaaacaaatacatGCATTTGAAAATACCCCATCCCTAACTGATCGACGCTTTTGTGCGCGGTGCTAGGTCGTGTAGATGCGCTTCGATTTTCTCGTCATCCATACATACGACGATCTTGGATTAAACGTGATGTAACTGTATACACAGTATAGTATGAGATTaagctacaccggtgtagtgcaaaaaagagGCAGACTGATTACATTCAAATTTGAATGAGtttagcaccgactacaccggtgtagtgcactgtcaaaaacaaaaacgaCATAAGATGAGTTTATTTAAGGTCACTCGAAATTGTACTTTTCTGTAGTGCCTGCACTGCACTGTAATATTATCTGTTTGTGCAGTGGTTAAGAAACAAAGAATAGATTGTTTGTTTTACTGATTGTTGAAGTGGAACGATTCTTAGCTTCTGTAAACTGCATAGATTTTCATTACACGGGTCCAAAACTTGTTCATGGATGATTAGGTTTTAAGACATGATTGAATGTGCTGTATGAGTTTTGCAGACTATTTGCTAACACAGTTGTAAAGATACACACAAGTTTGATTGCTCCCATTTCTAACCGACTATACCTATTATATCTATTTTTTGTAGGCAACTTCACTATCGTGCAACGCCCATCAATCTGGGTAATTGATCTAAAGACGGATACCCCCATTCATCGATACGAAATTCCGGCGAAGGACGTTGACAGTGGCTACGGACTGACTTCCATTACCCTCGATGTTGATCCGGACGATTGCGAGAAAGTGTTCGTCTACATTTCTGACCTACAGACGTATCGAATGCTAGTCTATGATCACCAGAATCAAAAGTCCTGGCGTTTCTTACACAACTATTTCTTCTTGAACCCTCTGGAGGGCGACTTCCGCATCCAAGGCATTCCATTCTCCTGGGACGACGGTATCTTTTCGATTGCGCTGAGCAATCCAGATCCAGTTTCCAAGTTCCGCACGGCATATTTCCATGCCCTTTCCAGTAACTCTGAATTTACCGTCTCGACTGCGGTTCTGCGCAATGAAACTGCCGCTCGACGAAGCTACCACGGTAATGATTTCCAATTGCTCGGATATCGCGGTGCTCAATCACAATCCAGCATCCATGCGTTCGATCGTGAAACCGGTGTGATCTTCTTTGCACTGATTCAACAAAACGCTGTCAGCTGCTGGGATACTAAGAAACCATTTGCCCCCCAAAACATGGCCATCATTTACAAGAATGATGCCGATATTGTCTATCCGAACGATCTGGCGGTAAGTGCTGGTTTTACACCTATAAACAAACAATCATACATAATCATTTATTTCCAATTTGCAGATCGACAACGATGGCTACGTCTGGTTCATGTCCAACTCGATCATCAAACTGCTGTACACTCAGCTGAATTTGGATGAATTCAACTTCCACATATGGCGTGCCAACATCAAGCAAGCCATCAAAGGTACCGTTTGTGATCCGACCATTCGGGCCAACGTAGATGCCGTTCAACGATTCGGCGAAAGCACCGGCGGTGATCGTGTCACATTCCTCGAGTACAAGGACAAGTACGGTCCAGGTGGTGGCCCCTTCGGGGGCTGGGGACAGACTGAGCAGAAGCGCCCCGGTCGACCGTAGTGTATAGGCGAGAACAAATAAGACGGGAATTTACGAATGGCACGCCGAATGCAGACATGGGACGAAGAATGATGCGTATGGAAGTAATAAATGATTTCAAACTGTCATTGACTTGGGTTACtagttgaaagaaaaaaaatctggtCAAACAAGCTTTTGATTCTGACGCTTGTTTGAACGCTTACGTCACATAGAGGCGGATTTTTTCTATATTCGCTTTTCCGTAAAGGTGGCCGTTGTTTATcacgttaaataaaaaaaaaatgacaacgGAAATAGCTATCAGTTTAAGAGGTTTCGCCCACCGTTTCTTGTCTTGGAAGGGTACCGGAGAATGTTTAACTTAGATTTAAAACTCTAGTTTCAAACTTTTGGCAAACTTAGAAGAATATTAGATTCTTACATCCCTTCGATATATATTCGATTTTACGAAACGACACGGTTTACACCATAGTTAGTGATCACGTTcaaattatatcttcatataaacttgcagtaaaaagagaacccgttaatttgactaaatcaataatcaatcatgaaaaactcaataacgacttccaaaatttcatagaaaacatcgagttgattgatgatgtagatgtatgtcttacaaatatcatcacaacctacaattctttacttgcggaaaacactagaacggtctccaaaacttttaaatgtaaaggcgttttttgcccctggattaatttcgatttgtggacactgattaaaatcaaaagtaattatctgaaacgagtaaaaaataaccccaatgatgaaaacctcaaagctcttctgcaacacataactaaaaaagttaatgtaatgaaaaagcggtgcaaaaaggcctactttgaaaaccttctatccaacacaactcattcaaaactttggaaaaatattaataccatttttggtcgttcaaagtcggatgttcccatcagcctaatttccaatgatatcagagtcactgagactaaaaaagtatgtaatgttttcaacgaatatttctctagtattggaaaaaatttggctgacaatattcccacgagtcccaactcaaatcctattacaaatatacaacacgtccaagaaacaatcttcttgcgtcctgcaaccataaacgaagtgatccttttgattaaagacctcgaaaaaaataacagttgtggtcctgataagatccccgctagtgtgcttaagagtaactgtaccacctttgcaaatatcctaaccaaagcttttaatttaataattcaaaccggcaggtacccagactgtttaaaaatagcccgagtaattccaattttcaaagctggtgatccaaaccaaccttccaactatagaccaatttcaacattgtgcgttttcaataaaattcttgagaaattgctcatcactcgactactcgagtttttgaacaaacacaacataatttacaactaccagtatgggttcagacagggctgcagcactttaattgcaatgaccgaactaattgactccatcattagtcaaattgatagcaaaagaattgttggtgccctttttctggacctaaaaaaagcattcgatactctggatcactcaatcctgcttaagaagttagaatgctatggtatcaggggattagcaaatcatattattcgtagctatctgtcgcataggaaccaattcgtatctattggagactcgtgtagctcttatagaccaatagaaataggagtgccccaaggcagtaatattgggccactgatatttttattgtatatcaatgacctaggtagactcgggttaaaagggactcctcgtcttttcgcggatgacaccgcgttgttctacccgaacaacaactgcctggatattgtacgcgacattgaatcggatttaaaaacactaacgacgtatttcaacgaaaaccttctttccttgaacctatcaaaaactaaatatatgctgtttcgttcatctagaagagctataggcgtgcatccagacccaagaatgggacagtatgtaattcaggaaactaactgcttcaaatatttaggacttcacttagaccccacactctcctggattgagcatataacatctatagagagaaaagttgcatcgttatgtggggctatgcgtaaagtatgctcttttgttccccagcatgtacttctaaaattttattatgcgcacatccactcattgttgaactaccttgtatctgtgtggggccgtgccagtatttcgaatctgaaaaagctacaaacgcttcaaaacagatgtcttaaaattatttataaaaaaccatttatgtaccctactattttgttatacaatagcccataacattttacctttgcttgggttgactaactaccaaacaataatgtacatccacaatgctttgcataatactattgctcataataatctagaatttacgacaggaattcgagctcacagcaccagacaagccaatcatttattatactccagtgtatccacgaaccttggtcaaagacgcattactttcatcggacctaagttattcaaccagcttcctactgatttaaagcaaataacatgtcgcactcgtttccaagcaaaattgaaactaattttcaaaaataaaataggagaatttttaatataaacttcgttcaccaccaatcgagcttattcctttagctataattggttaacatttttttttaaataaaaacaattgataaatgcattttttatagcaataagtaataaataaatctaaattattatgagcttcctgcaaagctacgatgggacccttaaaaggattcttttccgctgggtactcgccgtagcttcttgtcaaattttgtgttttgtcggtctcgtattgtttttttttgttctcagcgtttccgcgattcgtaactttgttttgttgtgctgacctttttttttgtacgctgagaactgatgtgtccactaccagggggctccgtttgtgagctttttggtgtgggggtaagaggcgggctattaaaaaaaaacaaaaaatatcgctTTATGAAAACGCAATTTAGTTATAAGCCAATAATACGGTGGATCAATGGCCTCAATCAGTTTGATAAAATGTTCGTGATGGATCGCAAAATgtgtaaaaattaaaacaaaacaataaacatagATAAAACGCGGATTGTAAAGGGCGTTTCCGCGAACACTCTAAGGATTTCATATTTTGTCCTGGTGCACCACTTTGAATTTTGATATGTGAATCTATCGTTTCCAAAATATCAATCGGCAAGTTTTTCGCAATGCTAATTTCTCAATTCAGTGACGAACCAGTAGGACCGAAAAAGACACGTGAAAAATGCAGTTGCATTCAGCGTATATTGGCTCGGCTGTTGCATTGGAAACGAGCCTCTCTCAGTGAGTTTACTGAGCacataaatataaaacaaaaactTCTGCGATCGCTCAAGTTAGGTACCTACCAGCGATGTCAGATCTACGGAAAtctccgtagatctacggatttGGAGGTTTTCTACGGATCTACGGATCCGTAGATAACATCTACGGAAATGCAATTTTTTCTACGGAAATCTACGGATTTATTTCAGTGTACTTTTGAAGAAGGTTGCCAATGATCGAcagttattttttctattggaaAATCATCTTAACAAAAAGGAGAATCCGCAAAACCACGTTGTGCGATAATAAATACCAGCGATCGAAAATTCAACTCGAGAATATGGACCCTGCTTTATAAAACGCCTTCCTTCCGCATTTCGGCGATAATGAGTCGGGAAAATTATATGAAGTTCAAATCAATAAATCCAGTAAAAGTCG is part of the Topomyia yanbarensis strain Yona2022 chromosome 1, ASM3024719v1, whole genome shotgun sequence genome and encodes:
- the LOC131677497 gene encoding L-dopachrome tautomerase yellow-f2-like — its product is MLRLALLGVVAFAGLVFAANPKAVDEVLKWQKVQFDLPESVTANPDGYIPINNIPMSGVHYKNRVFVTVPRRRWGIPSTLNVVDIAPPFPNTNPVLKPYPSFELNELRTDLQPDANRIVTVYRPRVDRCDRLWFIDTGMMEIPGNFTIVQRPSIWVIDLKTDTPIHRYEIPAKDVDSGYGLTSITLDVDPDDCEKVFVYISDLQTYRMLVYDHQNQKSWRFLHNYFFLNPLEGDFRIQGIPFSWDDGIFSIALSNPDPVSKFRTAYFHALSSNSEFTVSTAVLRNETAARRSYHGNDFQLLGYRGAQSQSSIHAFDRETGVIFFALIQQNAVSCWDTKKPFAPQNMAIIYKNDADIVYPNDLAIDNDGYVWFMSNSIIKLLYTQLNLDEFNFHIWRANIKQAIKGTVCDPTIRANVDAVQRFGESTGGDRVTFLEYKDKYGPGGGPFGGWGQTEQKRPGRP